TTGCCCCACCTTTTGCTATTACTTTTACTGAATATATCCCTGATTCAGCATATTGATAATTAACAACATCTCCAATATTTCCAGTTGCAGCTGGTTGAGTTATATCTGCTTCACCAGAATAAAACTCATAAGTAGCTGCATAATCTGCTGTTGCAGTAATATTTACTTGCTTTGAAACTGCTGCATCATTATCTAAAGCTGCTACTAAATTTTGAGGCGCCTTAAAAGAAACTACCAATTCTTGAGTTGCTTCTACAGCATCTCCTTTAATATTGTAAGCTACAATTTTTACAGTGTAGTTACCTTCAGCATAAGTATGCTGAACATTCTTTCCTAATTCAATATCTTTTTCTACTGGAGATGAATCTCCTAAATCAACATCAAACAAAGTTGCTCCATCTGCAGTTGGTATAATTGTTACCAACCCAGAATTGTCTTGTGTTAAATTATAAGCAGCCGCAACATTAGTTGGAGGTGCTATGTTATTTAAGAAGTCTAGGCTTCTATCTTCTTCTGTACAAGCGCTAATAATTAAAAATATAATTAATGCCTTATATATTGTTTTAATTTTTTTCATACTTTTTTATATTAGTATTGTGGATTTTGTGACCAATTTCCTTGTGAAAACTGTATTTCTTCTAAAGGAATTGGGAAAACTTCGTTTTTACCAGTTGTAAAACCAGCAATTTGAGCCCCTCTACCTGTTCTAACCAAGTCAAAAAACTGGTGACCTTCACCTACTAATTCAACTCTACGTTCTTTATAAATTGCAGAAGTTAAATTAGACCCTGTTGTAGTAATGTTATTGTCTGCATTACCAAAAGCTCTTTCTCTAACTCTATTTAAAAAAGTTTTAGCTTTAGTATCATTTGGAGTTGATTTTCTATTGTTTGCTTCTGCAGCCATTAATAATACATCTGCAAAACGAATTGCTCTGTAGTTATTTGGATTTGTAATATTTAAATCTCCTGCAGCATCTGCACTTCTAACTCTAGGAATGTATTTTCTATTAAAATACCCTGTGTGTTCATAACCTGTAGTAAATTCTGCTCCAGTTGATGCAGCCCAAGCATTTATATCTAAAATTGCTACATCTTTACGATTATCACCAGCTTCAAATTCATCTACAACTTCTTGAGTTGGAACATTAAAACTAAACCCAGAAGTAAATAAAGTACCTTGATACCCTCTTACACCCTGAAAACCTACAGCTACATTACCTTCACTACATTGTAAACAACCAAATCCTGCTCCTTCTACATCTGTATATTGCACTTCAAAAACAGATCCAGTTCCGTTTTCACCAGCAAATTCGAAAATTTTATTATAATCAGACTCTAAAACGTAACCTCCATTGTTAATCACACTTTCTAAAATTGATGCAGCTTCTGTAAATTTATCTTGATATAAGTAAACTTTACCTAACAATGCTTCTGCAGCACCTTTTGTAGCTCTACCAGTTTGTGGAGCTGTGTAAGATAAGTTAGCAACAGCATATTTTAAATCTGCTTCAATTAAAGCATAAACATCTGCTTTTGGTGATCTTGGTAATGTTTTTTCATCACCTAAAACAAAACGTCCTTCTGGTTTAATAGGAATATCACCAAACCATTTAACTAATTCGAAATTGTAATATGCTCTTAAGAAATAAGCTTCTCCAAGCATTACATTTTTACCTGTAAAATCTGTTTTATCTTTAAATTCAATTATATAAGATGCTCTATTTACACCTCCATACATCCAACTCCATAAATTTTGAAGTTGAGCATTTATAGGAGAATGTGTCATATCATCTACTTGTTGATATCCAGGAACATCAGTTGCGCTCTCACCACCACAAAGTGTGTTGTTTGATGCAATCTCGCCCATTAATACATTTATAAATGTAGATTGTAATGGGTCATATGCAGCTACTAATGCATTATAGTAATCTGCTTCTGAATTGAAAAAAGATTCAGAATCTTCTGCATAAATCTTAGAATTATTTAAGTAATCATCTGAACAGGCGCTTAAAATAAATAAGCTTGCCATAAAGATGAATCCTAATTTTATTTTTTTATTGTAATTTCTCATCTTTTATTTTTTAAAATGTAACATTTAAACCTAATAAGAACTGTCTTGCAGATGGATATGTACCATAATCAATACCTGCACCAATTGCACCTCCATTAACTGTAGGATCAAAACCTGTATATTTAGTTAATATGAATAAATTATTGATAGATGTATATAATCTTAATTTAGTAAGGCCAACTTTTTCTAATAAGTCTGAAGAAAAATTATATCCAACTTGAATATTTTGAAGACGTAAAAAAGAAGCATCTTCTACAAAGAAATCTGAAAACAATTTATTGTTAGTTGCGTCATTTGTTACTCTAGGTACAGAATTACTTGTTCCTGCTCCTGTCCATCTATCTAAATAATAAGCAGGTTTGTTAACATTTGGTAAAAAACGTTCGAAGTTTCTAACCATATCTTTACCAACTTCTGCATATAAATAAGTAGCAAAATCCCAATTTTTATAAGTTCCAGAAATATTGAATCCCATATAAAAATCTGCTTGAGGCTTACCGATATTAACCCTATCCTCAAAATCTACAACTCCATCTCCATTTGTATCTTTATATCTAATATCTCCTGGTGATGTTACATTAGACCCAAGACCAGATTGTGATGGGTGTGAGTTTACCTCTGCCTGTGTTTGAAATATTCCATCAGAAACAAGACCGTAAAAATATCCAATTGGTTGCCCTACTTCCATTCTTGATGGTGCAGGATTACCAATAGCAAAACCACCACCTTCAACAAAAGCATCATCTAAAACTTCTGTAACCTCATTTTTAACATAAGTTACGTTGTAAGCTAAGTTTAATGAAACATCTTCTTTAGAAATAGCATTATAATTAATTGCTAATTCACCACCTATATTTTTAGATGTACCTGCGTTTACTGTAGGATTTGCGCCTCCAGGAGCTCCAGAACCTAACAATCCTGAAACTGGAAAGTTTTGAATTAATAAATCTTTTCTTGTTTCTACAAAGTAATCTGCTACAAATGATAATTTATCATCAAATAAATTAAGATCTAAACCAATATCTAATTTCTCTGCAGTTTCCCATGTTGCCTGTGGGTTTGGTAAACCACCTTGTGCAGTACCATCTACTAAAGAACCATCTAAAACATAAGTTCCTTCTCCACTTAATAAAGATCTATATAAATTATCTCCAACTAAGTTTCCTAATGTACCATAACTTCCTCTTAATTTTAAGAAACTAATTACATCACTATCTTTTAAGAAATCTTCATCAGAAACTTTCCAACCTGTTGTTACAGACCAAAAGTTATCAACTCTTTTATCTTCAGCAAATACCGAAGCTCCATCTCTTCTTATTAATCCAGAAAATAAATATTTTCCTTTATAATCATACTGAGCTCTACCAAAGAAAGATGTTAATCTTATATCTCCGTTACCAGTATTAAAACTTCTTTGTTCACTTTGTGTATTTGTTAAACTAATGTCTGCAAACTCATATGAGTTATTTGGCACATCAAAACCTGTAGCATAAATACCATCAAACAAATCATTCTGAACACTTGTACCTGCAGTAAAAGTTGCATTATGATCTTCTGCAAATGTTTTTTGATACGTTGCAAATGTTTCCCAATTTACACGAGTTGAGGTTGCTTTAAATTGATAGACAGAACTTTGAGTTTTGTTATAAACCTTACTTGAACCATACTCTTGAATTGGTGTAAATGAACGTTGTTTTTCGTTATAAATTTTATAACCAACACGTGAAACTATATTTAAACCTTCAATTGGTTTATATTCTAACTTAAAATTACCCTCAATACCATTTCCATTATTCTCTCCAAATGTATTTTGTAATAATGACAATGGATTTACAATTTCAATTCCTAAAAAATTATTAGTATCATTTTCATCTAGACCAAAT
The window above is part of the Polaribacter sp. SA4-12 genome. Proteins encoded here:
- a CDS encoding RagB/SusD family nutrient uptake outer membrane protein, with amino-acid sequence MRNYNKKIKLGFIFMASLFILSACSDDYLNNSKIYAEDSESFFNSEADYYNALVAAYDPLQSTFINVLMGEIASNNTLCGGESATDVPGYQQVDDMTHSPINAQLQNLWSWMYGGVNRASYIIEFKDKTDFTGKNVMLGEAYFLRAYYNFELVKWFGDIPIKPEGRFVLGDEKTLPRSPKADVYALIEADLKYAVANLSYTAPQTGRATKGAAEALLGKVYLYQDKFTEAASILESVINNGGYVLESDYNKIFEFAGENGTGSVFEVQYTDVEGAGFGCLQCSEGNVAVGFQGVRGYQGTLFTSGFSFNVPTQEVVDEFEAGDNRKDVAILDINAWAASTGAEFTTGYEHTGYFNRKYIPRVRSADAAGDLNITNPNNYRAIRFADVLLMAAEANNRKSTPNDTKAKTFLNRVRERAFGNADNNITTTGSNLTSAIYKERRVELVGEGHQFFDLVRTGRGAQIAGFTTGKNEVFPIPLEEIQFSQGNWSQNPQY
- a CDS encoding SusC/RagA family TonB-linked outer membrane protein; its protein translation is MRKKITLLFLLFVGFCATAQTLNVKGVVKDAKTGDPLPGVSIIIKGTVVGTETDFDGLYSLSKVDRGVTLVFNYLGYAIKEVVVNSQTLNVSLEESAESLDEIIVVGYGKQKRKDVTGSVSIVGEETLEALKPIDATSALQGTTSGVAVNLSSGAPGAKVNILIRGVSSNTNNQPLTIVDGYEGDLNSINPNDIESITVLKDAQAAIYGIKGANGVVLVTTKIGKKNKKATIKYDTYAAFQQTTKKLDYLNATEYALILNEAYSASGQTLPFNNIGQLGKGSDFQDELFNDALLMNHNISLSGGGENFRYFISASRTEQDGIIAKDKSNFIRNNIKLNLAVDINEKLNFSIIANYFTSASQGFDGSLLFNGLNYAPTFGLDENDTNNFLGIEIVNPLSLLQNTFGENNGNGIEGNFKLEYKPIEGLNIVSRVGYKIYNEKQRSFTPIQEYGSSKVYNKTQSSVYQFKATSTRVNWETFATYQKTFAEDHNATFTAGTSVQNDLFDGIYATGFDVPNNSYEFADISLTNTQSEQRSFNTGNGDIRLTSFFGRAQYDYKGKYLFSGLIRRDGASVFAEDKRVDNFWSVTTGWKVSDEDFLKDSDVISFLKLRGSYGTLGNLVGDNLYRSLLSGEGTYVLDGSLVDGTAQGGLPNPQATWETAEKLDIGLDLNLFDDKLSFVADYFVETRKDLLIQNFPVSGLLGSGAPGGANPTVNAGTSKNIGGELAINYNAISKEDVSLNLAYNVTYVKNEVTEVLDDAFVEGGGFAIGNPAPSRMEVGQPIGYFYGLVSDGIFQTQAEVNSHPSQSGLGSNVTSPGDIRYKDTNGDGVVDFEDRVNIGKPQADFYMGFNISGTYKNWDFATYLYAEVGKDMVRNFERFLPNVNKPAYYLDRWTGAGTSNSVPRVTNDATNNKLFSDFFVEDASFLRLQNIQVGYNFSSDLLEKVGLTKLRLYTSINNLFILTKYTGFDPTVNGGAIGAGIDYGTYPSARQFLLGLNVTF